TGAATTTTTTGGTGATGAAGTGAATGTCTTTACTGAACAAGGTGCGATTTCAGGTATAGAGCAGGGAATTGATAAACTAGGTTACTTAAAAGTCATAACAGATGAAGGCGAGCGGTATTTTAATGCCGGAGAAGTTTCTTTAAGAAGGAAGTAAACAAAAAGTGCGGTCAAAAATTAACCGCACTTTTTATATGTATGTTAAACCACTTTCTGAATAAGTGCTGAAATGTCATCTGCAAATTTTTCATCTCTTGCCATTTTCTCAATTTCCTCAGCAGAATATTTTTCACCGTTATATACGACAACAATACTGAGATCATTAGGTTGCAAGAAATGCGTTTCACCGAACTCAGTATAACGGGTGGCGCCAATACTAATAATCGCTTGGTTAGGATAGTTTGCTTGTTCTAATAAAGAGGCAATATGATTCATCGGTCCCTCATCGGGTTGATGATTCATTCTATCCACGATCCAATCTAATAATTGTTGATGGAAATAGCTATAACCAATCGCTGGGCTGTCAATGCCGTAAGTATTGAGTTCGTCATTGCGCTTATGGAAGCAAGCGATACGATATTGATCAATTTCACATCCTTTAACAAAGGAGGAAAGTGAAATCAGTTTGTAGGAAATACCTTTACTTGCCGCGCCCCAGTTTTTCTTTTCACAGATTTTTTTTGCATTAGGACGACGAATAGAACAGTCATTATAGGCTGCAAAATAGCGTGGGATAATTTTCTCAACTTGCTTTCCTTTATAGATAAGCTCACAAATAAGTGCAATTTCAGGTTCAATTTGCAGATTATCCGCGCCTTGTGGAAAATTAATTTGATTGTGACTTAAAGGAAAGGTAGAAAGAAAACCCGCTTTTTCGCTTGGCATATAAAACGGGAAAATCGCTTTTGGTTGAATGACATTTTCTGTTTTAACTAGAGTGAAATC
The sequence above is a segment of the Haemophilus parainfluenzae genome. Coding sequences within it:
- a CDS encoding DUF5718 family protein yields the protein MNFEQMIGFGVAGNFAGHLEQAGEAADFTLVKTENVIQPKAIFPFYMPSEKAGFLSTFPLSHNQINFPQGADNLQIEPEIALICELIYKGKQVEKIIPRYFAAYNDCSIRRPNAKKICEKKNWGAASKGISYKLISLSSFVKGCEIDQYRIACFHKRNDELNTYGIDSPAIGYSYFHQQLLDWIVDRMNHQPDEGPMNHIASLLEQANYPNQAIISIGATRYTEFGETHFLQPNDLSIVVVYNGEKYSAEEIEKMARDEKFADDISALIQKVV